In Micrococcus luteus NCTC 2665, a single window of DNA contains:
- the hutU gene encoding urocanate hydratase, which yields MAVGFTQHDPSRTIRAPRGTELSAKSWQTEAPLRMLMNNLDPEVAERPEDLVVYGGTGRAARSWEAYDAIVATLKDLEEDETLLVQSGKPVGVFRTNKWAPRVLIANSNLVGDWATWPEFRKLEAEGLMMYGQMTAGSWIYIATQGILQGTYETFAAIGRKKYDGTLKGTLTLTGGCGGMGGAQPLAVTLNGGVCLIVDVSEDRLRRRMGKRYLDEVETDLDKAVARVMQAKNDGEAVSVGLVGNAAEVFPELLERQKRGEIEIDIVTDQTSAHDPLSYLPIEVTEADWQAEAEADPETFTKKAQESMARQVEAMVGFQDIGAEVFDYGNSIRDEARKAGYSRAFEFPGFVPAYIRPLFCEGLGPFRWAALSGDPEDIRVTDEALKELFPENEHLHRWLDGAAEFVEFEGLPARICWLGYGERHKAGLLFNQLVAEGRVKAPIVIGRDHLDSGSVASPYRETESMLDGSDAIADWPLLNALTATSSGATWVSIHHGGGVGIGRSIHAGQVGVADGTELAAAKLEALLTNDPGMGVIRHVDAGYSRAAEVAKERGVRVPMEATIRD from the coding sequence ATGGCCGTGGGCTTCACCCAGCACGACCCGTCCCGCACCATCCGCGCCCCACGCGGCACCGAGCTGTCCGCCAAGTCCTGGCAGACCGAGGCCCCGCTGCGGATGCTCATGAACAACCTGGACCCCGAGGTCGCCGAGCGTCCCGAGGACCTCGTCGTCTACGGCGGCACCGGCCGCGCGGCCCGCTCCTGGGAGGCCTACGACGCCATCGTCGCCACCCTCAAGGACCTCGAGGAGGACGAGACCCTCCTGGTGCAGTCCGGCAAGCCGGTGGGCGTGTTCCGCACCAACAAGTGGGCCCCGCGCGTGCTGATCGCCAACTCCAACCTCGTGGGCGACTGGGCCACGTGGCCGGAGTTCCGCAAGCTCGAGGCCGAGGGCCTCATGATGTACGGCCAGATGACCGCCGGCTCCTGGATCTACATCGCCACCCAGGGCATCCTGCAGGGCACCTACGAGACCTTCGCCGCGATCGGCCGCAAGAAGTACGACGGCACCCTCAAGGGCACCCTCACCCTCACCGGCGGTTGCGGTGGCATGGGCGGCGCCCAGCCCCTGGCCGTCACCCTCAACGGCGGCGTCTGCCTGATCGTGGACGTCTCGGAGGACCGCCTGCGCCGCCGCATGGGCAAGCGCTACCTGGACGAGGTCGAGACCGACCTGGACAAGGCCGTGGCACGCGTCATGCAGGCCAAGAACGACGGCGAGGCCGTCTCCGTGGGCCTCGTGGGCAACGCCGCCGAGGTCTTCCCCGAGCTGCTCGAGCGCCAGAAGCGCGGCGAGATCGAGATCGACATCGTCACGGACCAGACCTCCGCGCACGATCCGCTGTCCTACCTGCCGATCGAGGTCACCGAGGCCGACTGGCAGGCCGAGGCCGAGGCCGACCCGGAGACCTTCACCAAGAAGGCCCAGGAGTCCATGGCCCGTCAGGTGGAGGCCATGGTCGGTTTCCAGGACATCGGCGCCGAGGTCTTCGACTACGGCAACTCCATCCGCGACGAGGCCCGCAAGGCCGGCTACTCCCGCGCCTTCGAGTTCCCGGGCTTCGTCCCGGCCTACATCCGCCCGCTGTTCTGCGAGGGCCTCGGCCCGTTCCGCTGGGCCGCGCTCTCCGGCGACCCGGAGGACATCCGCGTGACCGACGAGGCCCTGAAGGAGCTGTTCCCCGAGAACGAGCACCTGCACCGCTGGCTGGACGGCGCCGCCGAGTTTGTGGAGTTCGAGGGCCTGCCGGCCCGCATCTGCTGGCTGGGCTACGGCGAGCGCCACAAGGCCGGCCTGCTCTTCAACCAGCTCGTGGCCGAGGGCAGGGTCAAGGCGCCGATCGTGATCGGCCGCGACCACCTCGACTCCGGCTCCGTGGCCTCCCCGTACCGCGAGACCGAGTCCATGCTGGACGGCTCCGACGCGATCGCCGACTGGCCGCTGCTGAACGCCCTGACCGCCACCTCCTCGGGTGCCACCTGGGTGTCGATCCACCACGGCGGCGGCGTCGGCATCGGCCGCTCCATCCACGCCGGCCAGGTCGGCGTGGCCGACGGCACCGAGCTGGCCGCGGCCAAGCTCGAGGCGCTGCTCACCAACGACCCGGGCATGGGCGTCATCCGCCACGTCGACGCCGGCTACTCCCGCGCCGCCGAGGTGGCGAAGGAGCGCGGCGTCCGTGTGCCCATGGAGGCCACGATCCGGGACTGA
- a CDS encoding YjiH family protein, with protein MDSSRPADHELHTDTTAMAAIEADAPRPPARWRMIVYSTIGIVMFFVPVTINGASSIPLDHLVTWVRGLLGPADRWVGLAIIAAGAVYPFASGRWRTSTTRTVFALLAVLGLVASAMVVFGVGPSWILDESIGPFLMDKLVVPVGLIVPIGGVFLALVIGYGLMEFVGVYLRPAMRPIWRVPGRAAVDAVASFVGSYALGLLLTNRMYTGGRYTAREAAIIAVGFSTVSATFMVIVAKTLGLMDIWLWYFFGTLVVTFVVTAITVRLPPLSRIPDEVYPGAVHSPEQAVTRDRFRVALRAAEQTLAEAPSLPKNIWVNFRDGLVMVLQILPSIMSVGLIALVLATYTPVFEWIGVIFYPLFWALGYSDPGLLASASATSIAEMFIPATMAAGHEDLVARFVIGVVCVSAIIFFSAVVPAILATDIPVKMWHLLVIWVERVALTIVLATPLAHLVAALT; from the coding sequence ATGGACTCGTCCCGCCCCGCAGACCACGAGCTGCACACCGACACCACCGCGATGGCCGCGATCGAGGCCGACGCGCCCCGCCCGCCGGCGCGCTGGCGCATGATCGTCTACTCGACGATCGGCATCGTCATGTTCTTCGTGCCCGTCACGATCAACGGGGCGAGCTCCATCCCGCTGGACCACCTGGTGACCTGGGTGCGCGGGCTGCTCGGCCCGGCCGACCGCTGGGTGGGCCTGGCCATCATCGCCGCCGGCGCCGTGTACCCGTTCGCCTCGGGCCGCTGGCGGACCAGCACCACGCGGACGGTCTTCGCCCTCCTCGCCGTGCTCGGCCTGGTCGCCTCGGCGATGGTCGTGTTCGGCGTGGGCCCGAGCTGGATCCTGGACGAGAGCATCGGCCCGTTCCTGATGGACAAGCTCGTGGTGCCCGTGGGCCTGATCGTCCCCATCGGCGGCGTCTTCCTGGCCCTCGTGATCGGCTACGGCCTCATGGAGTTCGTGGGCGTCTACCTGCGCCCGGCCATGCGGCCGATCTGGCGCGTGCCCGGCCGCGCCGCCGTCGACGCCGTCGCCTCCTTCGTGGGCTCCTACGCCCTGGGCCTGCTGCTGACGAACCGCATGTACACCGGGGGCCGCTACACGGCCCGCGAGGCGGCGATCATCGCCGTCGGGTTCTCCACGGTGTCCGCGACCTTCATGGTGATCGTCGCCAAGACGCTGGGCCTGATGGACATCTGGCTCTGGTACTTCTTCGGCACCCTCGTGGTGACGTTCGTGGTCACGGCCATCACCGTGCGCCTCCCGCCGCTGAGCCGCATCCCGGACGAGGTGTACCCCGGCGCGGTGCACTCGCCCGAGCAGGCCGTCACCCGGGACCGCTTCCGCGTGGCCCTGCGCGCCGCCGAGCAGACCCTCGCCGAGGCCCCGTCCCTGCCGAAGAACATCTGGGTCAACTTCCGGGACGGCCTCGTGATGGTGCTCCAGATCCTGCCCTCCATCATGTCCGTGGGCCTGATCGCCCTGGTCCTGGCCACGTACACGCCCGTGTTCGAGTGGATCGGCGTGATCTTCTACCCGCTGTTCTGGGCGCTGGGCTACTCCGACCCCGGCCTGCTGGCCTCGGCCTCCGCCACCTCGATCGCCGAGATGTTCATCCCGGCCACGATGGCGGCCGGTCACGAGGACCTCGTCGCCCGGTTCGTGATCGGCGTCGTCTGCGTCTCCGCGATCATCTTCTTCTCCGCGGTGGTTCCTGCCATCCTGGCCACGGACATCCCCGTGAAGATGTGGCACCTCCTGGTGATCTGGGTCGAGCGCGTGGCGCTCACCATCGTGCTGGCCACGCCGCTGGCCCACCTGGTGGCCGCGCTCACCTGA
- a CDS encoding helix-turn-helix domain-containing protein, with protein MRRGFTASAMCARIAHMSPTTPHSLGARVRAARERRGMSQQDLATAVGLERTMVNRIEGGQRKVTALELASIADALGTRMQSFFTEPAPALVSHRSAQGLDTTESAVDHLLAELLADVEFLHGLHPIEGFGVRDPWEQPKSVHEADDMAARAREHVGYTATEPVKDLQAHLATAGLLLFSRNFGVDAADAGTVLLAEGGISLVNSTPKVGRRRLSAVHELGHYLLADEYTVDWRTAHTGPDIEGRLDRFARAFLLPAAVLLQEWPAAAHSGDVRTAAVKIAGTYLVDMSTLARRLHDLELVDASTANDIRAVQTTQTDIITHDLYPSDEMAGTTQPRVYQKHVIALFEAEKLSRERTLDLLDGTFDDDDLPDLPPRQEQEIWEYVS; from the coding sequence ATGCGACGAGGGTTCACCGCCAGTGCCATGTGTGCGAGAATCGCACACATGTCGCCGACCACTCCTCATTCGCTGGGTGCCCGTGTACGTGCCGCGCGGGAGCGTCGCGGGATGTCCCAGCAGGACCTAGCTACCGCCGTTGGCCTCGAGCGCACCATGGTCAACCGGATCGAAGGCGGACAACGGAAGGTCACTGCCCTGGAGCTGGCCTCCATCGCCGATGCCCTGGGAACCCGAATGCAGTCGTTCTTCACCGAGCCTGCGCCAGCGCTCGTCTCGCACCGTTCCGCCCAGGGGTTGGATACCACCGAGTCGGCCGTGGACCACCTGCTGGCCGAACTCCTCGCAGACGTCGAGTTCCTGCACGGCCTGCATCCCATCGAGGGGTTCGGCGTGCGGGACCCCTGGGAGCAGCCCAAGTCCGTTCACGAGGCCGACGACATGGCCGCCCGGGCACGCGAGCACGTCGGGTATACAGCAACGGAACCCGTAAAGGACCTCCAGGCGCACCTGGCCACTGCTGGCCTGCTCCTGTTCTCCCGCAACTTCGGCGTGGACGCCGCTGACGCGGGAACGGTGCTCCTCGCCGAGGGCGGCATCTCCCTGGTGAATTCCACCCCCAAGGTCGGGCGACGCCGCCTCTCCGCCGTGCACGAGCTTGGGCACTACCTACTTGCCGATGAATACACGGTGGACTGGCGCACCGCCCACACCGGCCCGGACATCGAGGGTCGCCTCGATCGGTTCGCTCGAGCATTTCTCCTGCCAGCAGCTGTCCTTTTACAGGAATGGCCCGCCGCAGCTCACTCAGGCGATGTCCGCACTGCCGCTGTGAAGATCGCCGGCACCTACCTGGTGGACATGTCGACCCTGGCCCGCCGACTCCACGACCTGGAATTGGTGGACGCTTCCACGGCAAACGACATCCGCGCTGTGCAGACCACGCAGACGGACATCATCACCCACGATCTGTACCCGTCTGACGAGATGGCAGGCACTACCCAGCCCCGGGTGTACCAGAAGCACGTCATCGCGCTGTTCGAGGCCGAGAAGCTCTCGCGTGAACGCACACTCGACCTCTTGGATGGGACTTTCGACGACGACGACCTTCCGGACCTTCCCCCACGTCAGGAACAGGAGATCTGGGAGTACGTCTCGTGA
- the hutH gene encoding histidine ammonia-lyase, producing MTTPPVTVTLGTSGATLDDVVAVARHDARVVLADDVLETVGAVRRHVEALAEAETPTYGVSTGFGALADKHIPLESRAQLQKSLIRSHAAGMGPVVEREVVRALMFLRATTLASGRTGVRPVVVETFVAMLNAGITPAVREFGSLGCSGDLAPLSHVALALMGEGDVVGTDGALRPAGEALAEAGIEPVELREKEGLALVNGTEGMLGMLIMALADLEELADTVDLTAAMSVEALLGTDRVFVPELHLPLRPHPGQATSADRMLRILAGSPIVASHKEGDSRVQDAYSLRCAPQVAGGLRDTLAYVRTVAERELAATVDNPVVLDDGRVSSNGNFHGAPVAYVLDFLAIPVADVASMSERRTDRMLDPARSHGLPAFLVDDPGVDSGMMIAQYTQAGLVSDMKRLAVPASVDSIPSSAMQEDHVSMGWHAARKLRSAVENFRRVLAVELVAAARAIELRAPLQPSAATGAAVRVIREADVPGPGPDQYMAPQLAAAEQALRDGSVLAAVAEALAGVSADAEPQDLAEESEGAGAEGH from the coding sequence ATGACCACCCCTCCCGTCACCGTCACGCTCGGCACGTCCGGGGCCACCCTGGACGACGTCGTCGCCGTGGCCCGCCACGACGCCCGCGTGGTGCTCGCCGACGACGTGCTCGAGACCGTCGGCGCGGTGCGCCGCCACGTCGAGGCGCTGGCCGAGGCCGAGACCCCCACCTACGGCGTCTCCACCGGCTTCGGCGCGCTCGCGGACAAGCACATCCCGCTCGAGTCCCGCGCGCAGCTGCAGAAGTCCCTGATCCGCTCCCACGCCGCCGGCATGGGCCCCGTGGTGGAGCGCGAGGTCGTCCGCGCGCTGATGTTCCTGCGGGCCACCACGCTGGCCTCCGGCCGCACGGGCGTGCGCCCCGTGGTGGTCGAGACCTTCGTGGCCATGCTCAACGCGGGCATCACCCCCGCCGTGCGCGAGTTCGGCTCCCTGGGCTGCTCCGGTGACCTCGCACCGCTCTCCCACGTGGCCCTGGCGCTGATGGGCGAGGGCGACGTCGTCGGGACGGACGGCGCGCTGCGTCCGGCCGGCGAGGCGCTCGCCGAGGCCGGGATCGAGCCGGTCGAGCTGCGGGAGAAGGAGGGCCTGGCCCTCGTCAACGGCACCGAGGGCATGCTCGGCATGCTGATCATGGCGCTGGCCGACCTCGAGGAGCTCGCCGACACCGTGGACCTCACCGCCGCGATGTCCGTGGAGGCGCTGCTCGGCACCGACCGCGTGTTCGTGCCGGAGCTGCACCTGCCGCTGCGCCCCCACCCGGGCCAGGCGACCTCCGCCGACCGGATGCTGAGGATCCTGGCGGGCTCGCCGATCGTGGCCAGCCACAAGGAGGGCGACTCCCGCGTGCAGGACGCCTACTCGCTGCGCTGCGCCCCGCAGGTGGCCGGCGGCCTGCGCGACACCCTCGCGTACGTGCGCACCGTGGCCGAGCGTGAGCTCGCCGCGACCGTGGACAACCCGGTGGTGCTCGACGACGGCCGGGTGAGCTCGAACGGCAACTTCCACGGGGCGCCCGTGGCGTACGTGCTGGACTTCCTGGCCATCCCGGTGGCCGACGTCGCCAGCATGTCCGAGCGCCGCACCGACCGCATGCTGGACCCGGCCCGCTCGCACGGGCTGCCCGCGTTCCTCGTGGACGACCCGGGCGTGGACTCCGGCATGATGATCGCCCAGTACACGCAGGCCGGGCTCGTCTCGGACATGAAGCGCCTGGCCGTGCCCGCGTCCGTGGACTCCATCCCGTCCTCCGCGATGCAGGAGGACCACGTCTCCATGGGTTGGCACGCCGCCCGCAAGCTGCGCTCGGCCGTGGAGAACTTCCGCCGCGTGCTCGCCGTCGAGCTCGTGGCCGCCGCCCGCGCGATCGAGCTGCGCGCGCCGCTGCAGCCCTCCGCCGCGACCGGTGCCGCCGTCCGCGTGATCCGCGAGGCCGACGTCCCCGGTCCGGGCCCGGACCAGTACATGGCGCCGCAGCTGGCCGCCGCCGAGCAGGCCCTGCGCGACGGGTCCGTGCTGGCCGCCGTGGCGGAGGCGCTCGCGGGCGTGTCCGCCGACGCCGAGCCGCAGGACCTGGCCGAGGAGTCCGAGGGCGCCGGGGCCGAGGGGCACTGA
- the hutI gene encoding imidazolonepropionase translates to MRSTLITDIAELTTVDPEGRVLTDAAVVVEDERIAWIGPAADAPDADDRVSVEGRAVLPGWVDSHTHLVFDGDRSAEFEARMAGESYAAGGIGVTTSATRAASDDRLAELVRGRVADAVAGGTTYLETKTGYGLTVEEEARHARLLAGLREEGLVDEVTFLGAHLVPPGRDAEDYLDDVVGPMLEAVREHAGWVDVFCDTGAFDAEQTRRVLAAGVAAGLGVRLHGNQIEQGPGVGVAVEFGAASVDHVNHLSDADVEALAGTWTGWDRASATGTPGTVAGCLPACDLSTRAPLAPARRLLDAGIEVSLASNCNPGTSYTTSMNFNVGTAVLQMHLTLAEAVRAATLGGALGLRAQDRVGSLEVGKRADLHVLDAPAAIHLAYRPGMPLTHAVWRAGRRAV, encoded by the coding sequence ATGCGCTCCACGCTCATCACCGACATCGCCGAGCTGACCACCGTCGACCCCGAAGGGCGGGTGCTCACGGACGCGGCCGTCGTCGTCGAGGACGAGCGCATCGCCTGGATCGGCCCTGCCGCGGACGCCCCGGACGCGGACGACCGGGTGTCCGTCGAGGGCCGCGCCGTGCTGCCCGGCTGGGTGGACTCCCACACGCACCTCGTGTTCGACGGGGACCGCTCCGCCGAGTTCGAGGCCCGCATGGCCGGTGAGTCCTACGCGGCCGGCGGCATCGGCGTGACCACCTCCGCCACCCGTGCCGCCTCGGACGACCGCCTGGCCGAGCTGGTCCGCGGCCGGGTGGCCGACGCGGTGGCCGGCGGCACCACCTACCTCGAGACCAAGACCGGCTACGGGCTCACCGTGGAGGAGGAGGCGCGCCACGCGCGCCTGCTGGCCGGGCTGCGCGAGGAGGGCCTCGTGGACGAGGTGACCTTCCTCGGTGCCCACCTCGTGCCCCCGGGCCGGGACGCGGAGGACTACCTCGACGACGTCGTCGGACCGATGCTCGAGGCCGTGCGGGAGCACGCGGGCTGGGTGGACGTGTTCTGCGACACCGGCGCCTTCGACGCCGAGCAGACCCGCCGCGTGCTCGCCGCGGGCGTGGCGGCGGGCCTGGGCGTGCGCCTGCACGGCAACCAGATCGAGCAGGGCCCGGGTGTGGGCGTGGCCGTGGAGTTCGGCGCCGCCTCCGTGGACCACGTCAACCACCTCTCCGACGCGGACGTCGAGGCCCTGGCCGGCACCTGGACCGGCTGGGACCGCGCCTCGGCCACCGGCACGCCCGGCACCGTGGCCGGCTGCCTGCCCGCGTGCGACCTGTCCACCCGCGCCCCGCTGGCGCCCGCGCGTCGCCTGCTCGACGCCGGCATCGAGGTCTCCCTGGCCTCGAACTGCAACCCGGGCACCAGCTACACCACGTCCATGAACTTCAACGTGGGCACCGCCGTGCTGCAGATGCACCTGACCCTCGCCGAAGCCGTGCGCGCCGCCACCCTCGGCGGGGCCCTCGGCCTGCGGGCGCAGGACCGCGTCGGCAGCCTCGAGGTCGGCAAGCGCGCCGACCTGCACGTGCTCGACGCCCCCGCCGCCATCCACCTGGCCTACCGCCCCGGCATGCCGCTGACCCACGCGGTCTGGCGCGCGGGCCGTCGGGCCGTCTGA
- a CDS encoding carbon-nitrogen hydrolase family protein has translation MRISVGQFGPVGDVEANLAVMARLAARAAGEGADLLVLPEEAMLGAREVGEEFPDAVATAWEPFAAGLAALAREHGIAVVAGGYEPGPDRRPYNTLLAVGADGARLGAYRKLHLYDAFAHRESDRITPGDGGVAAIELGGLRLGLLTCYDLRFPELSRRLAVEGADVLVIPAAWFSGEHKVDHWRTLLKARAVENTVWVAAADTCSDGTVGHSMIVDPLALPVAELADEREAVVTAEVSRERIDEVREFLPSLANRRTDVL, from the coding sequence ATGAGGATCAGCGTCGGACAGTTCGGGCCCGTGGGCGACGTCGAGGCGAACCTGGCCGTGATGGCCCGCCTCGCCGCCCGCGCCGCGGGCGAGGGGGCGGACCTGCTGGTGCTGCCCGAGGAGGCCATGCTCGGGGCCCGCGAGGTGGGGGAGGAGTTCCCCGACGCCGTCGCCACGGCCTGGGAGCCGTTCGCCGCGGGCCTGGCGGCGCTGGCGCGTGAGCACGGGATCGCCGTCGTCGCGGGCGGCTACGAGCCGGGACCGGACCGGCGTCCCTACAACACGCTGCTGGCGGTGGGCGCGGACGGCGCCCGGCTGGGCGCGTACCGCAAGCTCCACCTCTACGACGCGTTCGCGCACCGCGAGTCGGACCGGATCACCCCCGGCGACGGCGGCGTCGCGGCGATCGAGCTCGGCGGGCTCCGCCTGGGCCTGCTCACCTGCTACGACCTGCGCTTCCCCGAGCTGTCCCGGCGTCTGGCGGTGGAGGGCGCGGACGTGCTCGTGATCCCCGCGGCGTGGTTCTCCGGTGAGCACAAGGTGGACCACTGGCGCACCCTGCTCAAGGCCCGCGCGGTGGAGAACACGGTGTGGGTGGCCGCGGCCGACACGTGCTCGGACGGCACCGTGGGCCACTCGATGATCGTGGACCCGCTGGCGCTGCCCGTCGCCGAGCTCGCCGACGAGCGGGAGGCCGTGGTGACCGCGGAGGTCAGCCGCGAGCGGATCGACGAGGTCCGGGAGTTCCTCCCCTCGCTCGCCAACCGCCGCACCGACGTCCTCTGA
- a CDS encoding type I restriction-modification enzyme R subunit C-terminal domain-containing protein — MIGRGTRLRPDLYGPGRDKEDFLVFDWCQNLEFFNQDLPESDGFTQRSLTQRLFEDRLALVVALDALDDDAGAPAAVGPEERAVRELRRTAAEELQAAIARLTLENVLARPHRREVEEFQRPEAWTSLSAQAAERARALAGVVTGLPGEDIDAKRFDLLIVRRQLADLTGEAGTAERIRTTVQSLAENLLSKDAIPAIKEQIILLEAVAGEEWWEGVTLGMLEHARKKLRGLVQFIEKVRRSRVYTDFADTLTQLEEVDVVRPTPGVDIERFWAKVSEPLRRNESSLALQKLRHGKQLTKQDLESLEQLLRSIGAEDVHLAAAKSEGEGQLGLFVRMLVGMDRAAAQGVVADFVQDRTLTQAQIRFLGHMVEELTANGVLDAGRLFESPYTDDAPEGPFGLFEEAQVYSLRERLDLVRASAMVPGPEANADGDEACGVVA, encoded by the coding sequence ATGATCGGCCGCGGCACCCGCCTGCGCCCGGACCTCTACGGGCCGGGGAGGGACAAGGAGGACTTCCTCGTCTTCGACTGGTGCCAGAACCTCGAGTTCTTCAACCAGGACCTCCCGGAGTCCGACGGCTTCACCCAGAGGTCCCTCACCCAGCGGTTGTTCGAGGACCGGCTCGCGCTCGTCGTCGCCCTCGACGCGCTGGACGACGATGCCGGGGCGCCCGCCGCCGTCGGGCCGGAGGAACGCGCGGTGCGCGAGCTACGCCGCACCGCCGCCGAGGAGCTGCAGGCGGCCATCGCCCGCCTGACCCTCGAGAACGTCCTGGCCCGCCCCCACCGCAGGGAGGTCGAGGAGTTCCAGCGGCCTGAGGCGTGGACGTCCCTGAGCGCCCAGGCCGCCGAACGGGCACGCGCGCTGGCCGGTGTGGTCACCGGGCTGCCGGGGGAGGACATCGACGCCAAGCGCTTCGACCTGCTCATCGTGCGCCGGCAGCTGGCAGACCTCACCGGGGAGGCCGGCACGGCCGAGCGCATCCGGACCACGGTGCAGTCCCTCGCGGAGAACCTGCTCTCCAAGGACGCCATCCCCGCCATCAAGGAACAGATCATCCTCCTCGAGGCCGTGGCCGGAGAGGAATGGTGGGAGGGCGTCACTCTCGGCATGCTCGAGCACGCCCGGAAGAAGCTGCGCGGGCTCGTCCAGTTCATCGAGAAGGTCCGCCGCTCCCGCGTATACACGGACTTCGCGGACACGCTCACGCAGCTTGAGGAGGTCGACGTCGTGCGGCCGACGCCCGGCGTGGACATCGAACGGTTCTGGGCCAAGGTCAGCGAGCCGCTGCGCCGCAACGAGTCCTCGCTGGCGCTGCAGAAGCTGCGCCACGGCAAGCAGCTCACCAAGCAGGACCTGGAGTCGCTCGAACAGCTGCTCCGGAGCATCGGGGCCGAGGACGTGCACCTGGCCGCGGCGAAGTCCGAGGGCGAGGGACAGCTGGGCCTGTTCGTGCGCATGCTAGTGGGGATGGATCGCGCCGCCGCGCAGGGTGTGGTCGCGGACTTCGTCCAGGACCGGACGCTCACCCAGGCGCAGATCCGCTTCCTGGGTCACATGGTGGAGGAGCTGACCGCCAACGGCGTCCTGGACGCCGGCCGGCTGTTCGAGTCCCCCTACACGGACGACGCCCCCGAGGGGCCGTTCGGCCTGTTCGAGGAGGCGCAGGTGTACTCCCTGCGCGAGCGGCTGGACCTCGTCCGGGCGTCTGCGATGGTGCCGGGACCAGAAGCGAACGCGGACGGGGACGAGGCGTGCGGCGTCGTCGCATGA
- a CDS encoding IclR family transcriptional regulator — MTTNPTASTRTVDRALDLLAAVTEQPRLSLTEAARATALPASTALRLLRSLEGSGFVARDDDGAYRPGVRLIQLGARAFSRDSLVQLARGPMDHVVAATGESVYLSVTTPPDSAVYLAIVEGTHSVRHTNWVGRTVPLAGTAVGDALRGGVAAGDYTLRTRSVEKDVTSLSAPISVAGTVVGALSTLVPAYRCTDELADRCGAALVAATDELAHLLGVTDTPRERPADSPGKPKASS, encoded by the coding sequence ATGACCACCAACCCCACCGCCTCGACGCGCACCGTGGACCGGGCCCTGGACCTGCTCGCCGCCGTCACCGAGCAGCCCCGACTGAGCCTGACCGAGGCCGCCCGCGCCACGGCGCTGCCGGCGTCCACGGCGCTGCGCCTGCTGCGCAGCCTCGAGGGGTCCGGCTTCGTGGCCCGCGACGACGACGGCGCCTACCGCCCCGGCGTGCGCCTCATCCAGCTCGGGGCACGGGCCTTCTCCCGGGACTCGCTCGTGCAGCTGGCCCGCGGGCCGATGGACCACGTCGTGGCCGCCACGGGCGAATCCGTCTACCTCTCGGTGACGACCCCTCCGGACTCCGCCGTCTACCTGGCGATCGTGGAGGGCACGCACTCGGTCCGCCACACGAACTGGGTCGGACGCACCGTCCCCCTGGCGGGCACGGCCGTGGGCGACGCCCTGCGCGGCGGCGTGGCCGCGGGGGACTACACCCTGCGCACCCGGTCCGTGGAGAAGGACGTCACCTCGCTGTCCGCCCCCATCAGCGTGGCGGGCACGGTGGTCGGTGCGCTCAGCACGCTCGTGCCGGCCTACCGCTGCACGGACGAGCTGGCGGACCGATGCGGGGCGGCCCTCGTCGCCGCCACCGACGAACTGGCGCACCTGCTCGGGGTGACCGACACTCCCAGGGAACGCCCAGCCGACTCCCCTGGAAAGCCCAAGGCGAGTTCGTAG